From a single Pyxidicoccus xibeiensis genomic region:
- a CDS encoding YIP1 family protein, whose amino-acid sequence MTSLVQPARVFVDPFEGTRAAVEARRWVWPLLILALCVSASGTLYSLRWDAAPDVIRELQATGEMNGLSEADLTDKIQTASRKALVGGIAKGVFVMPLMALLLACVLWVVSWLFDRPSPFERLLSAAALALLPIALYHLIFTVCAAAQHTLTSARALQLVPSHLGVVLQGLSPKMVRVATAVDFFNLWSVVLLGLGFSAATGMSRGRAVLLTVVMYAMYAGVVMIGLPGMGGGR is encoded by the coding sequence ATGACCTCTCTCGTCCAACCGGCTCGTGTCTTCGTCGACCCCTTCGAGGGGACCCGTGCCGCCGTCGAGGCCCGCCGCTGGGTTTGGCCTCTTTTGATTCTCGCTCTGTGTGTGTCCGCCTCCGGGACACTCTATTCCCTCCGCTGGGACGCCGCGCCCGACGTCATCCGTGAGCTCCAGGCCACCGGGGAGATGAACGGCCTGTCCGAGGCCGACCTCACCGACAAGATCCAGACCGCCTCCCGCAAGGCGCTGGTGGGTGGCATCGCCAAGGGCGTCTTCGTGATGCCGTTGATGGCGCTGCTGCTGGCCTGCGTGCTGTGGGTGGTGAGCTGGCTGTTCGACCGGCCCTCCCCCTTCGAGCGGCTGCTGTCGGCGGCGGCCCTGGCGCTGCTGCCCATCGCCCTGTACCACCTCATCTTCACCGTCTGCGCCGCGGCACAGCACACGCTCACCTCCGCGCGCGCCCTGCAGCTGGTGCCGTCCCACCTGGGCGTGGTGCTCCAGGGGCTGAGCCCGAAGATGGTGCGGGTGGCCACGGCGGTGGACTTCTTCAACCTCTGGAGCGTCGTGCTGTTGGGCCTGGGCTTCTCCGCCGCCACCGGCATGAGCCGGGGCCGTGCGGTGCTGCTGACGGTGGTGATGTACGCCATGTACGCCGGCGTGGTGATGATCGGCCTGCCGGGCATGGGAGGTGGACGATGA
- a CDS encoding TolC family protein, which yields MSAFLVAALLAAAPAQAGSTPATPPVDAPRKSAAESTPLEQAGQPPPSSVVEATVPVTLAEVRTQGRQNNNALQALLDVDVAEEDVRISRSRVLPQLSLGASAGKIWEGRNRRNLPTPDPDNPGVSRTVEREIPSSDVENYDLGLTLTQVLYDRALFKQLEQSGVLRDTEKFQAQEEADTSELEAIRRFFVLFRTQATLQVLDATVKRSEEQLERARALFQAGRVGKNEEISALVNLGNDRITFTETLAQLVSDQTQLAVWLARPGTEPLLATDPGVLTQEPSPAPAMDTALSQARERRPLLRAFEAQVRSAELQRAIARAEYIPRLSAQGRYSRSGPSAELVFTEPRLQNNFSAGVNLSWDLFNGLATGAQTRRAEAGIRRAQLLLAQTGREIEAEVRFAHRSLVAQLEAARLAADNREAAVQGLRLAEERFRAGAGSTLEVRDAQLSLTRAELSLLENRIDVEIARFTLTRAMGALSPGESK from the coding sequence ATGAGCGCCTTCCTCGTCGCCGCCCTGCTGGCCGCGGCTCCCGCCCAGGCCGGCTCCACCCCCGCGACGCCCCCGGTGGATGCCCCGCGCAAAAGCGCGGCGGAGTCCACCCCGCTGGAGCAGGCCGGGCAGCCGCCTCCCTCGTCGGTGGTGGAGGCCACCGTCCCCGTCACCCTGGCCGAGGTCCGCACGCAGGGGCGCCAGAACAACAACGCGCTCCAGGCCCTGCTGGACGTCGACGTGGCCGAAGAGGACGTGCGCATCTCCCGCTCGCGGGTGCTGCCGCAGCTGTCGCTTGGCGCCAGCGCGGGCAAGATCTGGGAGGGCCGCAACAGGCGCAACCTGCCCACGCCGGACCCGGACAACCCCGGCGTCTCCCGCACCGTCGAGCGGGAGATCCCGTCCAGCGACGTGGAGAACTACGACCTGGGCCTGACGCTGACGCAGGTCCTCTACGACAGGGCCCTCTTCAAGCAGCTCGAGCAGAGCGGCGTGCTGCGCGACACGGAGAAGTTCCAGGCCCAGGAGGAGGCGGACACCTCCGAGCTGGAGGCCATCCGCCGCTTCTTCGTCCTCTTCCGCACCCAGGCCACGCTCCAGGTGCTGGACGCCACGGTGAAGCGCAGCGAGGAGCAGCTCGAGCGCGCCCGCGCCCTCTTCCAGGCGGGCCGCGTGGGCAAGAACGAGGAGATCTCCGCGCTCGTCAACCTGGGCAACGACCGCATCACCTTCACGGAGACGCTCGCCCAGCTCGTCTCGGACCAGACGCAGCTGGCCGTCTGGCTGGCCCGCCCCGGCACCGAGCCGCTGCTGGCCACCGACCCTGGCGTCCTCACGCAGGAGCCGTCCCCCGCGCCCGCCATGGACACCGCGCTCTCCCAGGCGCGCGAGCGCCGGCCGCTGCTGCGCGCGTTCGAGGCGCAGGTGCGCTCCGCGGAGCTGCAGCGTGCCATCGCCCGTGCGGAGTACATCCCCCGCCTGAGTGCGCAGGGACGCTACTCGCGCTCCGGCCCTTCCGCGGAGCTGGTCTTCACCGAGCCGCGCCTCCAGAACAACTTCAGCGCGGGCGTCAACCTGAGCTGGGACCTCTTCAACGGCCTGGCCACGGGCGCCCAGACGCGGCGCGCGGAGGCCGGCATCCGCCGCGCGCAGCTGCTGCTGGCGCAGACGGGGCGGGAGATTGAAGCCGAGGTCCGCTTCGCGCACCGCTCGCTGGTAGCCCAGCTGGAGGCCGCTCGCCTGGCCGCCGACAACCGCGAGGCCGCCGTCCAGGGGCTCCGGCTGGCAGAGGAGCGCTTCCGCGCCGGAGCCGGTTCCACCCTGGAGGTCAGGGACGCGCAGCTCAGCCTGACGCGCGCCGAGCTCAGCTTGCTGGAAAACAGGATTGATGTCGAAATCGCCCGCTTCACATTGACGCGGGCCATGGGCGCCCTGAGCCCAGGAGAGTCGAAATGA
- a CDS encoding efflux RND transporter periplasmic adaptor subunit, which translates to MKWWKGAIAGVLLLGAAAITVNGLKERPPPSLEVQVSKARKGTITRTITGAGKVQAATTVKISSSLSGDLVELLVKDGEPVKKGQVLGRIDKRLYEAAMKQAMASQNASRADTQVAEVESTRSAQELARVEELSKKGLASAAEVEQARAAKNTADARVASAKQMLARNVAFVDQAQTDLAKTTLQSPIDGNVIELSREVGERVRGSDLSEDVVMTIAALSAMEVKFEVGEHEVVHLKPGQPAEVTLDALEGQTFQGSVVEIAQKALIKNPGTEAEVTSFPVTVALDTRPPGVLPGMSAEVRISAETRNDVVLVPIQAVTVRSERTLPDFKPAVEGGGLTAKRTESLAKVVFVVDANNKAQVRRVQTGIASDTELEIVSGLSDGDRVVEGPYRTLSKELSDGTIVREPEQGPGGPGGMKGGQKS; encoded by the coding sequence ATGAAGTGGTGGAAGGGTGCGATTGCCGGTGTCCTGTTGCTGGGTGCGGCAGCCATCACCGTCAACGGACTGAAGGAGCGGCCGCCGCCGTCCCTGGAGGTCCAGGTCTCGAAGGCCCGCAAGGGCACCATCACCCGGACCATCACCGGCGCGGGCAAGGTGCAGGCCGCGACGACGGTGAAGATCTCCTCCAGCCTCTCCGGCGACCTGGTGGAGCTGCTCGTGAAGGACGGCGAGCCCGTCAAGAAGGGCCAGGTGCTGGGCCGCATCGACAAGCGCCTGTACGAGGCCGCGATGAAGCAGGCCATGGCGTCGCAGAACGCGTCGCGCGCGGACACCCAGGTGGCCGAGGTGGAGTCGACGCGCTCCGCGCAGGAGCTTGCGCGCGTGGAGGAGCTGTCGAAGAAGGGCCTGGCGTCGGCGGCCGAGGTGGAGCAGGCGCGCGCGGCGAAGAACACGGCGGATGCGCGGGTGGCGTCGGCGAAGCAGATGCTGGCGCGCAACGTGGCCTTCGTGGACCAGGCGCAGACGGACCTCGCGAAGACGACGCTGCAGTCGCCCATCGACGGCAACGTCATCGAGCTGTCGCGTGAGGTGGGTGAGCGCGTGCGTGGCTCGGACCTCTCCGAGGACGTGGTGATGACCATCGCCGCGCTGTCCGCCATGGAGGTGAAGTTCGAGGTGGGTGAGCACGAGGTGGTGCACCTCAAGCCGGGCCAGCCTGCCGAGGTGACGTTGGATGCGCTGGAGGGGCAGACCTTCCAGGGCTCGGTGGTGGAGATTGCCCAGAAGGCGCTCATCAAGAACCCGGGCACGGAGGCGGAGGTGACGAGCTTCCCCGTCACGGTGGCGCTGGACACCCGGCCCCCGGGCGTGCTCCCCGGCATGAGCGCCGAGGTGCGCATCTCCGCGGAGACGCGCAACGACGTGGTGCTGGTCCCCATCCAGGCGGTGACGGTGCGCTCGGAGCGCACGCTGCCGGACTTCAAGCCGGCGGTGGAGGGCGGCGGGCTGACGGCCAAGCGCACCGAGTCGCTGGCCAAGGTGGTCTTCGTGGTGGACGCCAACAACAAGGCGCAGGTGCGCCGGGTGCAGACGGGCATCGCCTCCGACACGGAGCTGGAGATTGTCAGCGGCCTGAGCGACGGGGACCGCGTGGTGGAGGGCCCCTACCGGACGCTGTCGAAGGAGCTGAGCGACGGCACCATCGTGCGCGAGCCCGAGCAGGGCCCGGGCGGCCCCGGTGGCATGAAGGGTGGGCAGAAGTCGTGA
- a CDS encoding ABC transporter ATP-binding protein has product MSHGSGAGQLIQVENITRVFHVGGEEVRALRGVSFGISRGEWVAIIGQSGSGKSTMMNVLGCLDTPSSGRYMLNGKDVSRMTDDELAVIRNVEIGFIFQTFQLLPRETALANVELPLVYRGLPARERRERAKAALDKVQLTHRMHHRPNELSGGQRQRVAIARALVSEPSMLLADEPTGNLDSATGEEIVRLFEQLHQAGHTLVLVTHEPKLAARCPRAIRLSDGEIVADGSGREVALGTAASVLAAGGT; this is encoded by the coding sequence GTGAGTCACGGAAGCGGCGCGGGGCAGCTCATCCAGGTCGAGAACATCACCCGCGTCTTCCACGTGGGCGGCGAGGAGGTGCGCGCGCTGCGTGGCGTCTCGTTCGGCATCAGCCGGGGCGAGTGGGTGGCCATCATCGGCCAGTCCGGCTCCGGCAAGAGCACGATGATGAACGTGCTGGGCTGCCTGGACACGCCCAGCAGCGGCCGCTACATGCTGAACGGCAAGGACGTGTCGCGGATGACCGACGACGAGCTGGCCGTCATCCGCAACGTGGAGATCGGCTTCATCTTCCAGACCTTCCAGCTGCTGCCGCGCGAGACGGCGTTGGCCAACGTGGAGCTGCCGCTGGTGTACCGCGGGCTGCCGGCGCGTGAGCGCCGGGAGCGGGCCAAGGCGGCGCTCGACAAGGTCCAGCTCACGCACCGCATGCACCACCGGCCCAACGAGCTGTCCGGCGGTCAGCGCCAGCGCGTGGCCATTGCCCGGGCGCTGGTGTCCGAGCCGTCCATGCTGCTGGCGGACGAGCCCACGGGCAACCTGGACTCGGCCACGGGCGAGGAGATCGTCCGGCTGTTCGAGCAGCTCCACCAGGCGGGCCACACGCTGGTGCTCGTGACGCACGAGCCCAAGCTGGCGGCGCGCTGCCCCCGGGCCATCCGCCTGAGCGACGGTGAAATCGTCGCGGACGGCTCCGGCCGCGAGGTGGCGCTGGGCACGGCCGCCTCGGTGCTGGCGGCGGGGGGCACATGA
- a CDS encoding ABC transporter permease — protein sequence MKVPSAVRVDVLEGARIALFSLRANRMRTVLTTLGIGIGVATLLAIVGIIQGLNTSFHKQLSTFGANTLYVSKWPWIVKGDWWMYRGRKNFTLDQVQRLRNLAPFLTAISPSVQRVADVAHGSEQMSTVRIQGVTHEYLNISGYEVTGGRFLTEADDEVTRPVAVIGADVADALFPGMSPVGRTIRIDNRSFQVVGTLSRKGKIVNESLDLVVFIPFKTFFSSFGKGRSFEIAMAVADASQVRRAEDQLVGIIRRIRSTPPDQPDDFNINKPDAMAQTYEQLTGALYGVAVGVGLITLLVGGIGIMNIMLVSVRERTREIGVRRALGARKRTIVFQFLMEAASVSGVGGLLGTVVGLGTAKVVSLITPLAADVQLTTVFGGVGFAALVGLLFGIWPAARAANLDPVEALRYE from the coding sequence ATGAAGGTCCCGTCGGCCGTTCGAGTCGACGTGCTGGAGGGCGCGCGCATCGCCCTCTTTTCGTTGCGGGCCAACCGGATGCGCACGGTGCTGACGACGCTGGGCATCGGCATCGGCGTGGCCACGCTGCTGGCCATCGTCGGCATCATCCAGGGCCTCAACACGTCCTTCCACAAGCAGCTGTCCACCTTCGGCGCCAACACGCTCTACGTGTCCAAGTGGCCGTGGATCGTCAAGGGCGACTGGTGGATGTACCGCGGCCGGAAGAACTTCACGCTGGACCAGGTGCAGCGCCTGCGCAACCTGGCGCCCTTCCTGACGGCCATCTCCCCGTCGGTGCAGCGCGTGGCGGACGTGGCCCACGGCAGCGAGCAGATGTCGACGGTGCGCATCCAGGGCGTCACCCACGAGTACCTCAACATCTCCGGCTACGAGGTGACGGGCGGCCGCTTCCTCACGGAGGCGGACGACGAGGTGACGCGGCCGGTGGCGGTGATTGGCGCGGACGTGGCGGATGCGCTGTTCCCCGGCATGAGCCCGGTGGGGCGCACCATCCGCATCGACAACCGCTCCTTCCAGGTGGTGGGCACGCTGAGCCGCAAGGGGAAGATCGTCAACGAGAGCCTGGACCTCGTGGTCTTCATCCCCTTCAAGACGTTCTTCTCGAGCTTCGGCAAGGGCCGCAGCTTCGAGATAGCGATGGCGGTGGCGGACGCCTCGCAGGTGCGGCGGGCGGAGGACCAGCTGGTGGGCATCATCCGGCGCATCCGCTCCACGCCGCCGGACCAGCCGGACGACTTCAACATCAACAAGCCGGACGCCATGGCGCAGACCTACGAGCAGCTCACCGGCGCGCTCTATGGCGTGGCCGTGGGCGTGGGGCTCATCACCCTGCTGGTGGGCGGCATCGGCATCATGAACATCATGCTGGTGTCGGTGCGCGAGCGGACCCGCGAGATTGGCGTGCGGCGCGCGCTGGGGGCGCGCAAGCGCACCATCGTCTTCCAGTTCCTCATGGAGGCCGCGAGCGTGTCCGGTGTGGGAGGCCTGCTGGGAACGGTGGTGGGACTGGGCACGGCGAAGGTCGTCTCCCTCATCACCCCGCTGGCGGCGGACGTGCAGCTCACCACCGTCTTCGGCGGGGTGGGCTTCGCCGCGCTGGTGGGCCTGCTGTTCGGCATCTGGCCGGCGGCGCGAGCGGCGAACCTGGACCCGGTGGAAGCACTCCGCTACGAGTGA
- a CDS encoding ABC transporter permease, which yields MRAILDNLRLALGTFLGNPLRSLLTLLGIVIGVATVITMMGLIEGLRIKVNTDLGRMGANTFQVTKWPAGGFGRINWAKYAKRKDIEMDDVRAIEESCPSVGAVVPTDDEGGQKVATASQETRPSVRVLGTPPNYPTTSGVTLQSGRFFNEVEGLDGRQVVVLGTDVADLLFPGMDPVGHEVRIKGRPFRVIGLLQRRGSMLGMFSMDNQVMIPLRVFQQLYGKTRSLDVDVQAKGPGLFQKAQDEVATLLRRRRDVPANMPSDFEMHTNESVTASLNQLTDVITIAGIGVCLLSLVVGGIGILNIMLVSVMERTKEIGVRKALGAKRRRILGQFATEAVLLALFGGALGVGLGYGLVFLVDWVLRLPTHVPTWAVGLALAMSCGVGLLFGIYPAARAAKLDPVEAMRAD from the coding sequence ATGCGAGCGATTCTGGACAACCTGCGGCTGGCGCTGGGGACCTTCCTGGGCAACCCCCTGCGCTCGCTGCTGACGCTGCTGGGCATCGTCATCGGCGTGGCGACGGTCATCACCATGATGGGGCTCATCGAGGGCCTGCGCATCAAGGTGAACACCGACCTGGGGCGCATGGGCGCGAACACCTTCCAGGTGACGAAGTGGCCCGCGGGCGGCTTTGGCCGCATCAACTGGGCGAAGTACGCCAAGCGCAAGGACATCGAGATGGACGACGTGCGCGCCATCGAGGAGTCCTGCCCGTCGGTGGGCGCGGTGGTGCCCACGGACGACGAGGGCGGCCAGAAGGTGGCGACGGCGAGCCAGGAGACGCGGCCGTCGGTGCGCGTGCTGGGCACGCCGCCGAACTACCCGACGACGAGCGGCGTCACCCTGCAGTCCGGGCGCTTCTTCAACGAGGTGGAGGGGCTGGACGGCCGGCAGGTGGTGGTGCTGGGGACGGACGTGGCGGACCTGCTGTTTCCCGGCATGGACCCCGTGGGCCACGAGGTGCGCATCAAGGGGCGGCCGTTCCGCGTGATTGGCCTGCTGCAGCGGCGCGGGAGCATGCTGGGCATGTTCAGCATGGACAACCAGGTGATGATTCCCCTGCGCGTCTTCCAGCAGCTCTACGGCAAGACGCGCTCGCTGGACGTCGACGTGCAGGCGAAGGGCCCGGGCCTGTTCCAGAAGGCGCAGGACGAGGTGGCCACGCTGCTGCGCCGGCGGCGGGACGTGCCGGCGAACATGCCCAGCGACTTCGAGATGCACACCAACGAGTCGGTGACGGCGTCGCTCAACCAGCTCACCGACGTCATCACCATCGCCGGCATCGGCGTGTGCCTGCTGTCGCTGGTGGTGGGCGGCATCGGCATCCTGAACATCATGCTGGTGTCGGTGATGGAGCGGACGAAGGAGATTGGCGTGCGCAAGGCGCTGGGCGCGAAGCGGCGGCGCATCCTGGGGCAGTTCGCCACGGAGGCGGTGCTGCTGGCGCTGTTCGGTGGCGCGCTGGGCGTGGGCCTGGGCTACGGCCTGGTGTTCCTGGTGGACTGGGTGCTGCGCCTGCCCACGCACGTGCCGACCTGGGCGGTGGGGCTCGCCCTGGCGATGAGCTGCGGGGTAGGGCTGCTGTTTGGCATCTACCCGGCCGCGCGCGCGGCAAAGCTGGACCCTGTCGAGGCGATGCGCGCGGACTAG
- a CDS encoding diiron oxygenase, which produces MLNQDAEYQSCIQSSERVSWRVDDLLPKNTVIDFSRRILSDALIGAEGIRCLSADEKLKLNHIRTNSYAHLFLFLEEYVVALMTQRAGLELHGNPVHMRALLRFTEEELKHQQLFARYTALFADGFKLQPALLDNHVQVARAIMSKSPLAVLIFNLHMELMTQQHYVETIRGNDEEALDPLFSNLLKHHWMEEAQHARMDFLEAQKVLAQHPEALEQAMTEYAELLTALRGTLVAQLELDLQTLEKAVGRTFSAQERSEIHAAQERSYVWTFIGMGMKAPLFLSRVRALSPVAEQRVLALAPTYYCQ; this is translated from the coding sequence ATGCTCAATCAAGACGCGGAGTACCAATCGTGCATCCAGAGCTCGGAGCGCGTTTCCTGGCGGGTGGATGACCTGCTGCCGAAGAACACCGTCATCGATTTCAGCCGGCGCATCCTCTCGGACGCGCTCATCGGCGCGGAAGGCATCCGCTGCCTGAGCGCGGACGAGAAGCTGAAGCTCAACCACATCCGCACGAACAGCTACGCGCACCTCTTCCTGTTCCTGGAGGAGTACGTCGTCGCCCTGATGACCCAGCGGGCCGGCCTCGAGCTCCATGGGAACCCGGTGCACATGCGCGCGCTCCTCCGCTTCACGGAGGAGGAGCTGAAGCACCAGCAGCTCTTCGCCCGCTACACCGCCCTGTTCGCGGACGGGTTCAAGCTGCAGCCGGCCCTGCTGGACAACCACGTCCAGGTGGCCCGCGCCATCATGTCCAAGTCGCCCCTGGCGGTGCTCATCTTCAACCTCCACATGGAGCTGATGACCCAGCAGCACTATGTGGAGACCATCCGCGGCAACGACGAGGAGGCGTTGGACCCGCTGTTCTCCAACCTGCTCAAGCACCACTGGATGGAGGAGGCCCAGCACGCGCGCATGGACTTCCTGGAGGCGCAGAAGGTGCTCGCCCAGCATCCGGAAGCGCTGGAGCAGGCCATGACGGAGTACGCCGAGCTCCTGACGGCGCTGCGGGGCACGCTCGTCGCGCAGCTGGAGCTGGACCTCCAGACGCTGGAGAAGGCCGTGGGGCGGACCTTCAGCGCGCAGGAGCGGAGCGAAATCCACGCGGCGCAGGAGCGCTCGTACGTGTGGACCTTCATCGGGATGGGGATGAAGGCCCCGCTCTTCCTCTCCCGCGTACGGGCGCTCTCACCGGTCGCCGAGCAGCGCGTCCTGGCGCTGGCGCCCACGTACTACTGCCAGTGA
- a CDS encoding ligand-binding sensor domain-containing protein: MRGGRSWAAVVAVAVLLGGCSESSNDEGDGTGKPDGPGPWPTDAVKDWSAAYGLGAGVRSVGVDEAHNVWLLRGDEIGVLRPGDSAPTWTRGVGQAAGGFGRDKKALGSTVICGGEAGRAYVGYHTYELQREVPDKPHAYVPAPGEPHHTQARFDEYQKGDLDVVRLGGDGQVELEEHLWRSVGVSGGKQQLGIRNTNDFHYDEDRSVLTCQRVMRGRDRGDVYIGTNHGVTLIRGLTYNSHRHAAWYANGDSLQAGFNWGLGIGPDGEVLVANDWMVGILQPNGVLEDFDRERTWDGPVPWTYKGHNAQLNSLEAFDYWRAIARTRQGVTWVGSRDFGLWRMDVKDRSSANYTRVTTLPSDNVTALAATDGGEVYVGTEDAGLWRIEDDGQTLSAVSEVKGEHVLQLVYDPTVAPAMLYVLTDAGLTVLREE, from the coding sequence ATGCGGGGTGGGAGGAGCTGGGCGGCGGTCGTCGCCGTGGCGGTACTGCTGGGCGGATGCAGTGAGTCGTCCAACGACGAAGGGGACGGCACGGGCAAGCCGGACGGCCCCGGGCCCTGGCCCACCGACGCGGTGAAGGACTGGTCGGCGGCGTATGGCCTTGGCGCTGGAGTGCGCAGCGTGGGCGTCGACGAGGCCCACAACGTCTGGCTGCTCCGGGGCGACGAGATTGGCGTGCTGCGGCCCGGAGACTCGGCGCCCACGTGGACGCGGGGCGTGGGCCAGGCGGCGGGCGGCTTCGGGCGCGACAAGAAGGCTCTCGGCTCCACCGTCATCTGCGGCGGCGAGGCGGGCCGCGCGTACGTGGGCTACCACACGTACGAGCTGCAGCGGGAGGTGCCGGACAAGCCCCACGCCTACGTGCCCGCGCCCGGCGAGCCCCACCACACGCAGGCCCGCTTCGACGAGTACCAGAAGGGCGACCTGGACGTGGTCCGCCTGGGGGGCGACGGACAGGTGGAGCTGGAGGAGCACCTGTGGCGCAGCGTCGGCGTGTCGGGCGGCAAGCAACAGCTCGGCATCCGCAACACCAATGACTTCCACTACGACGAGGACCGCTCCGTCCTCACGTGCCAGCGGGTGATGCGCGGCAGGGACCGGGGGGATGTCTATATCGGAACCAACCACGGCGTGACGCTCATCCGGGGCCTCACCTACAACAGCCACCGCCACGCGGCGTGGTACGCGAATGGCGACTCGCTCCAGGCAGGCTTCAACTGGGGCCTCGGCATCGGGCCGGACGGCGAGGTGCTCGTCGCCAACGACTGGATGGTGGGCATCCTCCAGCCCAACGGCGTGCTGGAGGACTTCGACCGGGAGCGCACCTGGGACGGCCCGGTGCCCTGGACCTACAAGGGCCACAACGCCCAGCTCAACAGCCTGGAGGCCTTCGACTACTGGCGGGCCATTGCGCGCACGCGCCAGGGCGTCACCTGGGTGGGCAGCCGCGACTTCGGCCTGTGGCGCATGGACGTGAAGGACCGCTCCAGCGCGAACTACACCCGCGTCACCACCCTCCCCTCCGACAACGTGACGGCGCTCGCGGCCACCGACGGTGGCGAAGTCTACGTGGGCACGGAGGACGCCGGCCTGTGGCGCATCGAGGACGACGGGCAGACGCTCTCCGCCGTGTCCGAGGTGAAGGGCGAGCACGTGCTCCAGCTCGTCTACGACCCCACGGTGGCGCCCGCCATGCTCTACGTCCTCACCGACGCGGGCCTCACCGTCCTGCGGGAGGAGTGA
- a CDS encoding sensor histidine kinase, whose protein sequence is MASAIGSPSPSLRARPRLWMVFAAVGLAGFVLTLAGLSFVRVYDDQLIRQTESELIAQGAVVAEIFRERLRETVGSRDYGRERTAPWPFSIPIDERLRPILPSLKASDTALPPDAAPAPSRVPAEPLAWEAGARLNPLLEQVRAATLAGIRVVDTEGVVVASSSPELLGVTLLERVEVRKALRGEPNSVLRRRYAEPEDTPLASLSRDTGVRVSVALPVLQGDRVWGAVVLARTPMTFAKAVYADRWNLTATGLVLLGAVALMSLAAAALVGRPVRALVKQTRAIAASAPSGFEPVPRPVVAELAELSEALAGMATALRDRNQYIRSFAANVSHEFKTPLASIQGAVELLRDSADVMSPEQRSRFLANVDADARRLTRLVQRLLELARADSMTATPARVELAPLLDGLAARARAEGLADVQVAPVPAGLALSLPAEVLDDVLWQLVTNARQHGGDSVRVDLAVEADGAGPVRVVVRDDGRGISEANRARIFDAFFTTARERGGTGLGLTISQSMLRAFGAGLELLPPGEASTRGAAFAVVAAPADGLQRK, encoded by the coding sequence ATGGCCTCGGCTATCGGCTCGCCCTCCCCTAGCCTCCGCGCGCGCCCGCGCCTGTGGATGGTCTTCGCCGCCGTGGGCCTGGCCGGCTTCGTGCTCACGCTGGCGGGCCTGTCCTTCGTGCGCGTCTACGACGACCAGCTCATCCGGCAGACGGAGTCGGAGCTGATTGCCCAAGGCGCGGTGGTGGCCGAAATCTTCCGCGAGCGGCTGCGCGAGACGGTGGGCTCGCGCGACTACGGCCGGGAGCGCACCGCGCCCTGGCCCTTCAGCATCCCCATCGACGAGCGGCTGAGGCCCATCCTCCCCTCGCTGAAGGCGTCGGACACCGCGCTGCCTCCGGATGCCGCGCCCGCCCCCTCGCGGGTGCCCGCGGAGCCCCTGGCGTGGGAGGCCGGCGCGCGGCTGAATCCCCTGCTCGAGCAGGTGCGGGCCGCAACCCTCGCCGGCATCCGCGTGGTGGACACCGAGGGCGTCGTGGTCGCCAGCAGCAGCCCGGAGCTGCTCGGCGTCACGCTGCTGGAGCGCGTGGAGGTGCGGAAGGCACTGCGCGGCGAGCCCAACAGCGTGCTGCGCCGCCGCTATGCCGAGCCGGAGGACACGCCGCTGGCCTCCCTCAGCCGCGACACGGGCGTGCGCGTCTCGGTGGCCCTGCCCGTGCTGCAGGGGGACCGCGTCTGGGGCGCGGTGGTGCTGGCGCGCACGCCGATGACCTTCGCCAAGGCCGTCTACGCGGACCGGTGGAACCTCACCGCCACGGGCCTGGTGCTGCTGGGCGCGGTGGCGCTGATGTCGCTCGCCGCGGCCGCGCTGGTGGGCCGGCCGGTGCGGGCGCTGGTGAAGCAGACGCGGGCCATCGCCGCGAGCGCCCCCTCGGGCTTCGAGCCGGTGCCGCGCCCCGTGGTGGCGGAGCTGGCCGAGCTGTCCGAGGCGCTGGCGGGCATGGCCACGGCGCTCCGGGACAGGAACCAGTACATCCGCTCGTTCGCCGCCAACGTGTCGCACGAGTTCAAGACGCCGCTGGCCTCCATCCAGGGCGCGGTGGAGCTCTTGCGTGACAGCGCGGACGTCATGTCGCCGGAGCAGCGCTCGCGCTTCCTCGCCAACGTCGACGCGGACGCGCGGCGCCTGACGCGGCTGGTGCAGCGCCTGCTGGAGCTGGCCCGCGCGGACTCGATGACGGCCACGCCCGCGCGGGTGGAGCTGGCCCCGCTGCTGGACGGGCTCGCGGCCCGCGCCCGCGCCGAGGGCCTGGCGGACGTCCAGGTGGCGCCGGTACCGGCGGGGCTCGCGCTGTCGCTGCCCGCGGAGGTGCTGGACGACGTGCTGTGGCAGCTCGTCACCAACGCCCGCCAGCACGGCGGAGACAGCGTGCGCGTGGACCTGGCGGTGGAGGCGGACGGCGCGGGCCCGGTGCGCGTGGTGGTGCGCGACGACGGGCGCGGCATCTCCGAGGCCAACCGCGCACGCATCTTCGACGCCTTCTTCACCACCGCGCGCGAGCGGGGAGGCACCGGCCTGGGGTTGACCATCTCCCAGTCCATGCTGCGCGCGTTTGGGGCGGGGTTGGAACTGTTACCCCCGGGTGAGGCCTCCACCCGCGGCGCGGCCTTCGCCGTGGTGGCCGCGCCCGCGGACGGGCTTCAGCGGAAGTAG